The following are encoded in a window of Nitrospira sp. genomic DNA:
- a CDS encoding glycosyltransferase — protein MWIDTLISISEWLFLLYLLGLTAGYLMLDVVAAIHLRRYMEERSLNSLPHGYTGFEPQITLLVPAFNEEATIATTVRSLLQLSYSEFEIVVINDGSKDTTLDVLIKEFGLIPFPEAYDARLATKPIRTVYHAPAQPNLRVVDKDNGGKADSLNAGINISLYPLFCCIDADSILQRDSLRLAAQPFLDDPHTIACGGTVRVANGCEVKNGFLTKVGLPTNILALFQIVEYLRAFLFGRLGWSPINAMLIISGAFGLFHKDTVIGIGGYRHDTIGEDMELVVRLHRHMRLAGKPYRITFAPDPICWTEAPEDLTTLKNQRIRWQRGLCESLTNNLDLLFHPKGGAVGWLAFPFMALFEWLGPAIEVFGYVFVTVGFIFGFVSFKVWLVLLVAAISLGILLSVSAFFLEEMSFHVYPKPQHVLLLLLGAILENFGYRQLNSLWKLIGLYRWMIGKKATWGAMTRTASWHSK, from the coding sequence ATGTGGATAGACACGCTCATATCGATTTCCGAATGGCTGTTCTTGCTCTACCTTCTCGGCCTGACCGCAGGATACTTGATGCTGGATGTGGTCGCCGCCATTCATCTGCGGCGCTACATGGAAGAGCGCTCGCTCAACAGCCTCCCACACGGCTACACCGGATTCGAACCGCAGATCACGCTGCTCGTTCCCGCATTCAATGAAGAAGCGACCATCGCGACCACCGTCAGATCCCTTCTCCAGTTGAGCTATTCTGAATTTGAAATCGTGGTCATCAACGACGGATCGAAGGACACGACGTTGGACGTGCTGATCAAGGAATTCGGCCTGATTCCCTTTCCCGAAGCTTATGACGCCCGGCTGGCCACGAAGCCGATCCGAACGGTCTACCACGCCCCAGCACAGCCCAATCTGCGGGTCGTCGATAAAGACAACGGCGGCAAAGCGGACTCGCTCAACGCCGGAATCAACATTTCGCTGTACCCGTTATTTTGCTGTATCGATGCCGATTCCATCCTCCAACGTGACAGCCTTCGGCTGGCAGCGCAGCCCTTTCTGGACGACCCCCACACCATCGCCTGCGGCGGCACCGTCCGCGTCGCCAACGGCTGCGAAGTAAAGAACGGATTTCTCACGAAGGTGGGGCTCCCGACCAATATCCTCGCGCTGTTTCAAATCGTCGAATACCTGCGCGCCTTCCTGTTCGGCCGGCTCGGCTGGTCTCCGATCAATGCGATGCTCATCATTTCCGGCGCCTTCGGGCTCTTCCATAAGGACACCGTAATCGGGATCGGCGGCTACCGCCACGATACGATCGGCGAGGACATGGAGCTCGTCGTGCGGCTCCACCGGCACATGCGACTCGCCGGGAAGCCCTATCGCATCACCTTCGCTCCCGACCCGATTTGCTGGACCGAGGCCCCGGAAGACCTCACGACACTCAAGAATCAGCGCATCCGGTGGCAGCGCGGCCTGTGTGAGAGCTTGACGAACAATCTCGATCTCTTATTTCATCCCAAGGGTGGAGCTGTCGGCTGGCTGGCATTTCCTTTTATGGCCCTGTTTGAGTGGCTGGGCCCAGCCATCGAAGTCTTCGGCTACGTATTCGTCACCGTCGGATTCATTTTTGGCTTCGTCTCTTTTAAAGTCTGGCTTGTGTTGCTCGTGGCCGCCATCAGTCTCGGCATCCTACTCTCGGTCAGTGCATTTTTCCTCGAAGAGATGTCCTTCCACGTCTATCCGAAACCTCAACACGTCCTCCTGCTCCTCCTAGGAGCGATTTTGGAGAACTTCGGCTATCGACAATTGAATTCCCTCTGGAAATTGATCGGGTTGTATCGTTGGATGATCGGCAA
- a CDS encoding tetratricopeptide repeat protein encodes MGWRCLCRSVAGVVLATLLAVGWVGVDVGLVQANSAEPSPRRLLEQGKALEQQKQFPKAIAVYRRYLAARPENDEVRAALAKLLSWQEQWDEASALYRDVLSRHPLDDESRVALARVLSWQRRYDEAKQEYERVLRDHPQHSDALTGLADVLVWSGHPDQAIPYYQRVVEATGDPALAARLHSLKAESSQIIDPPAQRPTLVPTPVREAESVSADARQTVERGRQFEAARQYGEAVALYREGLRRSPENDEVRSALARVLSWQGAHSEAASLYREVLARHPKDQDIRVALAQVLSWQKQFPEAQALYEQVVREEPRHLEARRGLAELAHWQGNRTEALARYEALVAETHDSDIEQQLRNVRSELLVSPRAAVGQGLTGLRLPYRDYAKIGYGHYSYTRNQPDERDLLFEVAKPIGDQTLVVRAEPINRFGSHDTPLSAELYSPLWKRAWGYVAAQGTINPHFAPNYSFVGEMAQGLGGVHAALAPFEVSFGYRRLNYKKDDIDLLMPGLTIFLPFDLWLTEKVYLIPNTGAFTLSSQLTWRPTERVQVFASGSFGTSGERIVATQDFTRVQSRTLQGGVTVPVNDRFSVEVSGYYEDRGFLYVRRGGNLSLIYHW; translated from the coding sequence ATGGGGTGGAGATGTCTGTGCAGATCTGTTGCAGGTGTGGTGCTCGCGACGCTGTTGGCCGTGGGGTGGGTGGGCGTGGACGTTGGTCTGGTGCAGGCGAACAGCGCCGAGCCCTCGCCACGCCGGCTTCTGGAGCAGGGGAAGGCGCTGGAGCAACAGAAACAGTTCCCGAAGGCCATCGCGGTCTATCGCCGATATTTGGCAGCCCGCCCGGAGAATGACGAAGTCCGTGCCGCATTAGCGAAGCTGCTCTCCTGGCAAGAGCAATGGGACGAAGCGAGCGCCTTGTATCGGGACGTCTTGTCCCGCCATCCTCTTGATGACGAAAGCCGCGTGGCTCTGGCGCGGGTGTTGTCGTGGCAACGTCGCTACGACGAGGCCAAGCAGGAGTATGAGCGGGTTCTCCGCGATCATCCGCAACATTCTGATGCGCTGACCGGGCTCGCCGATGTGCTGGTGTGGAGCGGTCATCCGGACCAGGCGATTCCGTATTATCAACGGGTGGTGGAGGCTACGGGCGATCCGGCACTCGCGGCACGCCTCCATTCGCTAAAGGCCGAGTCCTCTCAAATAATCGACCCGCCGGCTCAACGCCCGACACTCGTGCCAACCCCGGTTCGGGAGGCCGAGTCTGTCTCTGCCGATGCGAGGCAGACAGTGGAGCGCGGGCGCCAGTTCGAGGCGGCGCGGCAGTACGGCGAGGCGGTCGCCCTCTACCGTGAAGGACTGCGCCGGTCTCCTGAAAACGATGAGGTGCGGAGTGCCTTGGCGCGCGTCCTGTCGTGGCAGGGCGCGCACTCCGAGGCGGCCTCGTTATATCGTGAGGTCTTAGCGCGCCATCCCAAGGACCAGGATATTCGGGTGGCGCTGGCGCAAGTGCTCTCGTGGCAGAAACAATTCCCCGAAGCGCAGGCCTTGTATGAGCAGGTGGTTCGGGAAGAGCCTCGCCATCTAGAGGCGCGCCGCGGGCTTGCGGAGCTGGCACACTGGCAGGGGAACCGGACAGAGGCCTTGGCGCGTTATGAGGCGCTGGTGGCCGAGACGCACGATTCGGACATCGAACAGCAGCTGCGCAACGTACGATCCGAACTGCTGGTTTCGCCGCGGGCGGCCGTGGGGCAAGGGTTGACCGGGCTCCGTCTGCCCTATCGCGACTACGCCAAGATTGGCTACGGCCACTATTCTTATACGCGAAACCAGCCGGATGAGCGGGATCTCCTCTTTGAGGTGGCCAAGCCGATCGGCGATCAGACGCTGGTGGTTCGGGCCGAGCCGATCAATCGCTTTGGCTCGCACGACACGCCGCTGTCGGCCGAATTGTACAGTCCGCTCTGGAAGCGGGCCTGGGGCTACGTTGCGGCACAAGGGACCATCAATCCGCATTTCGCCCCCAACTATTCGTTCGTCGGCGAGATGGCACAGGGGTTGGGCGGCGTCCATGCCGCGCTGGCTCCGTTCGAAGTGTCATTCGGCTATCGTCGTTTGAATTACAAGAAAGACGACATCGATCTCCTCATGCCTGGATTGACCATCTTCCTGCCGTTCGATCTCTGGCTGACCGAGAAGGTGTATCTGATCCCCAATACCGGGGCCTTCACATTGTCCTCGCAATTGACCTGGCGGCCGACGGAGCGGGTGCAGGTCTTCGCGTCGGGGTCGTTCGGAACGTCGGGCGAACGGATCGTGGCCACGCAAGATTTTACCCGGGTGCAGAGCCGGACGCTCCAAGGGGGAGTGACGGTCCCCGTGAATGATCGATTTTCGGTTGAGGTGTCGGGCTATTACGAAGACCGCGGATTTCTCTATGTCAGACGGGGCGGCAACCTGAGTCTGATCTATCACTGGTAG
- a CDS encoding HEAT repeat domain-containing protein, whose translation MVGNILSQSIVDVGWLATFTIHGLILLLLGWTLIIRRLRLSTDRRRQRMVTVWRPILAQSLIEAPDTLPPIHPRDRVLFLYLWNHLQESIKGESSDELCAVMRRTGMDHVVHHYLAKGTPRQQLLAIVTLGHLKDSSAWLRLVELAHDANAFRSLEAARALVRIDAPQAIPVLVPLISQRADWSPLKVLAILQGAGDEHVAHALGEAAVKAEPLIAARLIRFLASIRSHRALPLIRPLLVRHPLHEDVLASCLSLFGQCSDPRDLPVVRQYSAHPTWFIRVQAATALGKMGVEEDAAILIGLLNDVHWWVRYRAAEALSVLPTMTDDKLSLLVQTLPPGEERHILTPFVAKRFEDSLAHTSGLSAA comes from the coding sequence GTGGTTGGAAACATTCTCTCCCAGTCAATTGTCGACGTCGGATGGCTGGCCACCTTCACCATTCATGGTCTCATTCTGCTCCTCCTCGGATGGACACTCATCATCCGTCGGCTGCGTCTTTCGACCGACCGACGGCGCCAACGGATGGTAACTGTCTGGCGTCCGATCCTGGCCCAGAGCTTGATCGAAGCCCCTGACACCCTCCCGCCGATCCACCCGCGCGACCGGGTGCTGTTTCTCTATCTATGGAATCACCTTCAAGAATCCATCAAGGGAGAGTCGTCGGACGAGTTGTGCGCGGTGATGCGGCGGACCGGCATGGATCACGTCGTGCACCACTATTTGGCCAAAGGGACGCCGCGGCAACAACTCCTGGCGATCGTCACGCTCGGCCACTTGAAAGACTCCTCCGCGTGGCTGCGCCTCGTCGAACTCGCGCATGACGCAAATGCGTTTCGCTCTCTTGAGGCCGCCCGCGCCCTTGTGCGCATCGATGCCCCGCAAGCCATTCCTGTGTTGGTCCCATTGATCTCCCAACGCGCCGATTGGTCCCCTCTTAAAGTACTCGCCATCTTACAGGGCGCGGGGGATGAGCACGTTGCTCACGCACTGGGCGAAGCCGCCGTAAAAGCAGAACCGCTTATTGCCGCCCGGCTAATCCGCTTTCTCGCCTCGATCAGAAGTCATCGCGCCTTGCCGCTGATTCGGCCTCTGCTGGTCCGGCATCCGCTGCACGAAGATGTGCTGGCCAGTTGCCTGTCCCTCTTTGGGCAATGCAGCGACCCGCGAGATCTTCCGGTCGTTCGCCAGTACTCGGCCCATCCAACCTGGTTCATCCGCGTCCAAGCTGCCACCGCACTGGGGAAAATGGGAGTGGAAGAAGATGCCGCTATCTTGATCGGGCTGCTCAATGACGTTCACTGGTGGGTACGCTACCGGGCCGCTGAAGCCTTGTCCGTCCTCCCCACAATGACCGATGATAAGTTATCCTTGCTCGTACAAACCCTGCCCCCTGGCGAGGAGCGTCACATCCTGACGCCCTTTGTTGCCAAGCGGTTCGAGGATTCGCTTGCTCACACGTCCGGCCTGTCTGCCGCCTGA
- a CDS encoding response regulator, which translates to MSTAEATGKPTLFMAEDEEDTASLLKFLLERAGYHVVHAPDGHQAQQLIDTMAPPSLILLDIMLPHVSGLQLLPYIRNKTAWQRVPIVMLTADSSEHDIQQALAAGANDYMVKPFNPRELTARLSRFLKVAA; encoded by the coding sequence ATGAGCACGGCAGAGGCGACAGGGAAGCCGACCCTGTTCATGGCAGAAGATGAAGAAGACACGGCGAGCCTGCTGAAATTCCTCCTGGAACGCGCCGGGTACCATGTCGTCCATGCACCCGACGGCCACCAGGCTCAACAGCTAATCGACACCATGGCACCGCCCAGCTTGATCCTGCTCGACATCATGTTGCCCCACGTGAGCGGCCTGCAGCTACTCCCGTATATTCGGAACAAGACTGCATGGCAGCGGGTCCCCATCGTCATGCTCACTGCAGATTCAAGCGAGCATGACATCCAGCAGGCCCTGGCCGCAGGCGCGAACGACTACATGGTGAAACCGTTCAACCCGCGGGAGCTGACCGCACGGCTGAGTCGCTTTCTCAAAGTCGCGGCCTAG
- a CDS encoding response regulator transcription factor, producing the protein MSTSHQSERPSILIVEDHEDTACLVQFVLEREGYAVTCLPNGRAAQRMITSAIPPQVVLLDIGLPDMTGLDLLRVIRTTPEWQWIPVLLLTADTRSETMIAAAHLGATEYLQKPFAAERLLASVRRFLSEPHQRADKSTNPDHGATPIVPHRGNRPRGSEMIHDKGDHV; encoded by the coding sequence ATGAGCACAAGCCATCAATCAGAACGACCTTCGATACTCATTGTGGAAGATCACGAAGACACCGCATGTCTGGTGCAATTCGTCCTTGAACGGGAAGGGTACGCCGTCACATGCCTGCCGAACGGCCGAGCGGCCCAACGCATGATAACATCGGCGATACCGCCGCAGGTGGTCCTGCTCGACATCGGGCTTCCGGACATGACGGGGCTGGACCTGCTCCGCGTTATCCGGACGACGCCTGAATGGCAGTGGATCCCGGTTCTTCTCCTGACAGCCGACACCCGCTCCGAAACGATGATCGCCGCGGCCCATCTCGGCGCCACCGAATACCTGCAGAAACCCTTTGCGGCGGAACGCCTGCTTGCATCCGTGCGGCGATTCCTGTCGGAACCGCACCAACGTGCCGATAAAAGCACGAACCCCGACCACGGCGCTACCCCGATTGTCCCTCATCGGGGCAATCGGCCAAGGGGATCAGAGATGATTCATGACAAAGGAGATCACGTATGA
- a CDS encoding Hpt domain-containing protein has translation MNQPSPDQPVAHPDLPIVHVEQDFEPLLPKFMTNRKKEVVTMREALGRQDFDTVRKVAHGMKGAGGSYGFDLVTAMAATIEQAAKTATAPTIATELELLGTYLDRVQVVFDE, from the coding sequence ATGAACCAGCCCTCCCCCGACCAACCCGTTGCGCACCCCGATCTGCCGATCGTCCATGTGGAGCAGGACTTCGAACCCCTGCTGCCAAAATTCATGACGAACCGGAAGAAAGAGGTGGTGACGATGCGCGAGGCCCTCGGCCGGCAAGATTTTGACACCGTGCGAAAAGTCGCCCATGGCATGAAGGGCGCGGGCGGCAGCTACGGATTCGATCTCGTCACCGCCATGGCCGCGACGATCGAACAAGCCGCGAAGACAGCCACCGCGCCGACCATCGCGACAGAATTAGAGCTTCTCGGGACCTATCTGGATCGAGTGCAAGTGGTGTTCGATGAGTGA
- a CDS encoding response regulator encodes MSRTILCVEDEQDTGDLLQAILEREGYHVVRASDGRQAICLIETMLPPALILLDVVVPYVNGFELLTGLRANPDWGHIPIVMLSADSYGPDIQRALNNGATAYVVKQQGFQELIQTLDRILVPASAAKQTLADPTGPGPDALLVKRPRQRPSMQPPGVRARNRKKAA; translated from the coding sequence ATGTCCCGAACCATCTTATGCGTTGAAGACGAACAAGACACCGGGGATCTTCTACAAGCGATCCTAGAACGCGAGGGCTACCACGTCGTACGAGCCTCCGACGGTCGCCAGGCCATCTGCCTCATAGAAACGATGCTCCCTCCCGCGTTGATTCTGCTGGATGTCGTCGTCCCCTACGTCAATGGGTTTGAGCTCTTGACCGGTTTGCGTGCCAATCCCGACTGGGGGCATATCCCGATCGTCATGCTCAGCGCCGATTCCTACGGGCCGGACATCCAACGCGCGCTGAACAATGGCGCCACTGCCTATGTCGTCAAGCAACAAGGATTTCAGGAGCTCATCCAGACGCTGGACCGCATCCTCGTCCCCGCTTCGGCCGCCAAGCAGACCCTAGCCGACCCTACAGGGCCCGGTCCCGACGCCCTCCTGGTAAAACGGCCGCGTCAGCGTCCGTCGATGCAACCGCCAGGGGTACGAGCCAGGAACCGAAAGAAAGCGGCATGA
- a CDS encoding PAS domain S-box protein encodes MIAPLPENESRRLDALRRYDILDTEAEAAFDELVGLAAKICQTPIALVSLIDPLRQWFKAKVGVTACETSRDIAFCAHAILQNGIFEVPDALTDPRFADNPLVTGDPFIRFYAGVPLVTSEGHALGTLCVIDRVPRQLTDDQRQTLTVLGRQVVRLIEHRLHLTALTPNDVAPRWLPWTIGSLCFAIALLDLVVPLGIVIPALYLIPVSLTIGIPGRRASRLIGLLCIGLTIAEFFLSPPGTTPWFAMVNRTIAVVLIGIAVFLAIRFKRHLSNVRRIQDEKILLANNQDRIVESAPNGMLIVRQDGTISLVNAQIEQQFGYSREELLGQPIELLIPDRFRPQHPGLRTAFFRTPTTRAMGAGRELYGRRKDGTEFPVELGLNPLETPDGLQVLASVVDITSRKQAEAEREEQETRLRAIVDHAVDGIVTIDARGCIESFNPAAEHLFGYSAAEILGQNVSLLMPEPYRSEHDGYIANYRRTGMAKIIGTWREAVGRRKDGAVFPIELSVGEVRLGDQLLFTGIIHDITERKAVESQLEQASQEMARQNLELAEARDHAVRATQAKSEFLAGMSHEIRTPMNAIIGMADLLLETALTEEQQDYVNRFSRAANSLLGLINDILDLSKIEAGHLELESIPFDLLELVETTGELMAVRANAKQLELIVHIDNGTPQCVLGDPARLQQVLINLLGNAIKFTERGEVVVHVRRDETDSALLHLSVTDTGIGIPKDKLDSIFESFTQVDSSTTRKYGGTGLGLSISQRLAELMGGHIWAESTLGRGTTMHLDVRIPETAAQSESTTKTTPQFAGQQILLVDDNETNRLVLRKMLAQAGATLVEAGSGPEALTILRDFHHKAIPVHLVIMDGRMPDMDGFAVIEAMRASPDLAATPVIMLTSDLRRREAARVRELGVLKSLNKPVRRSALLSTVESALFGQRQAGSGHSLPSAPQPNSAETPAPSAGGRILLAEDLEDNRDVVTLFLKGSGYVLTYAENGALAVERFQSGPYDLVLMDMQMPVMDGLTATRTIRAWENAQQRTPTPIVALTAHAFQEEIDKSLAAGCTGHLIKPIKKKVLLEAIRSYTRVQPGEQAA; translated from the coding sequence ATGATTGCGCCACTTCCGGAAAACGAATCACGGCGACTTGACGCCCTCCGTCGTTACGACATCCTGGACACCGAGGCGGAAGCAGCCTTCGACGAGCTCGTCGGCCTGGCCGCCAAGATCTGCCAGACCCCGATCGCCTTGGTCAGCCTGATCGATCCCCTGCGACAATGGTTCAAAGCGAAGGTGGGCGTGACGGCCTGCGAAACCTCGCGCGACATCGCATTCTGCGCCCACGCCATTCTTCAGAACGGGATCTTTGAGGTGCCGGACGCGCTTACAGATCCTCGCTTTGCGGACAATCCGCTCGTCACCGGAGACCCTTTCATTCGATTCTACGCCGGGGTTCCCCTCGTCACCTCTGAAGGGCACGCCCTGGGAACACTCTGCGTCATCGATCGCGTGCCCCGGCAGCTAACAGACGATCAACGGCAGACCCTGACCGTCTTGGGACGGCAGGTCGTGAGACTGATCGAGCACCGTCTGCACCTGACGGCGCTGACCCCGAATGACGTGGCTCCCCGATGGCTCCCATGGACAATCGGCAGCCTCTGCTTCGCGATCGCCCTGCTGGATCTCGTCGTCCCCTTGGGTATCGTCATTCCTGCGCTCTACCTTATCCCCGTATCCCTGACTATAGGAATTCCCGGACGCCGGGCCAGCAGACTGATCGGACTGCTCTGTATAGGTCTTACCATTGCAGAATTCTTCCTTTCCCCTCCCGGGACTACCCCCTGGTTTGCCATGGTTAATCGAACCATCGCCGTCGTCCTGATTGGTATCGCAGTATTCCTGGCCATCCGCTTCAAACGTCATCTATCCAACGTTCGCCGGATTCAAGACGAGAAAATCCTCCTGGCCAACAACCAGGACCGGATCGTGGAATCCGCACCGAACGGCATGCTGATCGTGCGCCAAGACGGCACCATCAGTCTGGTCAATGCACAGATCGAACAGCAGTTCGGCTACTCCCGCGAAGAATTACTCGGCCAGCCCATTGAGCTGCTGATCCCCGACCGTTTCCGCCCCCAGCATCCTGGCCTGCGGACCGCGTTCTTCCGCACCCCGACCACCCGCGCCATGGGAGCGGGCCGCGAGCTCTACGGTCGGCGCAAGGACGGCACCGAATTCCCCGTCGAGCTGGGCCTCAATCCCCTCGAAACGCCGGATGGTCTCCAGGTCCTCGCGTCTGTCGTCGACATCACCTCCCGCAAGCAGGCCGAAGCGGAGCGGGAGGAGCAGGAAACGCGTCTGCGTGCAATCGTCGACCATGCGGTCGACGGCATCGTCACGATTGACGCGCGCGGATGCATCGAATCGTTCAACCCAGCTGCCGAACACTTGTTCGGGTACTCGGCCGCCGAGATCTTGGGTCAGAATGTGAGCCTCCTGATGCCCGAACCCTATCGCAGCGAACACGACGGCTACATAGCCAATTATCGACGAACCGGCATGGCCAAGATCATCGGCACCTGGCGGGAAGCCGTCGGGCGTCGCAAAGATGGCGCCGTGTTCCCGATCGAATTGAGCGTCGGGGAGGTTCGCCTCGGGGACCAGCTGTTGTTCACCGGAATCATCCATGACATCACTGAACGGAAAGCCGTCGAGTCGCAGCTTGAACAGGCCTCACAAGAAATGGCGCGCCAGAATTTAGAACTGGCGGAGGCCCGCGATCATGCGGTGAGAGCCACGCAGGCGAAGAGTGAGTTCCTCGCAGGCATGAGCCACGAGATTCGCACGCCGATGAATGCCATCATCGGGATGGCCGATCTCCTCCTGGAGACGGCCTTAACTGAGGAGCAGCAGGATTACGTCAACCGCTTCAGCCGCGCCGCGAACTCACTGTTGGGATTGATCAACGATATCCTGGACCTTTCGAAGATCGAAGCCGGGCATCTGGAGCTTGAATCGATTCCTTTCGACCTCCTTGAACTTGTTGAGACCACGGGAGAGCTGATGGCAGTGCGAGCCAACGCGAAGCAGCTCGAATTGATCGTCCACATTGACAACGGTACCCCCCAGTGTGTTCTGGGCGACCCTGCACGCCTGCAGCAAGTCCTCATCAATCTCCTAGGCAACGCCATCAAGTTTACCGAGCGTGGCGAAGTGGTGGTGCACGTGCGCCGGGATGAGACCGACTCTGCCCTGCTACATCTTTCTGTGACCGACACAGGGATTGGGATTCCGAAAGACAAGCTGGACTCCATCTTCGAGAGCTTCACCCAAGTCGACTCTTCGACCACCCGCAAGTATGGAGGCACCGGCCTGGGCCTCAGCATCTCCCAACGTCTAGCCGAACTGATGGGGGGGCACATCTGGGCGGAGAGCACACTCGGCAGAGGCACCACGATGCACCTGGACGTCCGGATTCCAGAGACAGCGGCACAGTCCGAGTCGACCACGAAGACGACCCCACAGTTCGCCGGACAACAAATCCTGCTGGTCGATGATAATGAAACAAACCGCCTGGTCCTCCGCAAGATGCTCGCGCAAGCCGGGGCCACTCTGGTGGAAGCGGGCAGCGGACCCGAAGCGCTCACGATCCTCCGGGACTTCCACCACAAAGCGATCCCGGTTCACCTCGTCATCATGGACGGTCGAATGCCCGACATGGATGGATTTGCTGTCATCGAAGCCATGCGCGCCTCTCCCGACCTGGCTGCCACACCGGTCATCATGCTGACCTCGGACTTACGGCGCAGGGAGGCCGCCCGCGTGAGAGAGTTGGGCGTCCTGAAATCGCTGAACAAGCCGGTTCGCCGATCGGCTTTACTCTCCACTGTCGAAAGCGCTCTCTTCGGTCAACGTCAGGCCGGCTCCGGTCACTCACTGCCGTCCGCTCCTCAGCCCAACTCCGCCGAGACGCCGGCCCCGTCGGCTGGCGGCCGGATACTCTTGGCAGAGGACCTTGAAGACAACCGCGATGTCGTGACGTTGTTCCTAAAAGGCTCAGGCTATGTCCTGACCTACGCCGAAAACGGAGCCCTCGCCGTCGAGCGCTTCCAATCCGGCCCCTACGATCTCGTCTTAATGGACATGCAGATGCCCGTCATGGACGGACTCACGGCGACCCGGACGATTCGCGCCTGGGAGAACGCGCAGCAACGGACACCAACGCCCATCGTCGCCCTCACGGCACACGCCTTCCAGGAGGAAATCGACAAAAGCCTGGCGGCGGGCTGTACCGGACACCTGATTAAGCCGATAAAGAAGAAGGTCTTGCTGGAAGCCATCCGTTCGTACACCCGTGTTCAACCGGGAGAACAGGCGGCCTAA